A region of the Candidatus Acidiferrales bacterium genome:
ATCCCGGCGCGGAATCTGCGGTTGTGCTGAAGCTCGCGACGGCCTTCGCCTCATCGTCGAACGTGGGAATCGCGCGCGTAAGGTGCATCACTTCCAGCACTTCTTGCACCTTGCCTCCCGCGTGGACAATCTTAAAAACGCCTTCGGAATTTTTCGCCGTCGTAAGCCCTCGCACCAGCGTGCAAATCCCGGAGCTGTCCAGTTGCGTGACCTTCGCCAGATTCACAAGGAGTTTTTTCCCGCCTCCGCGCGCCATTTTTTCCAATTGCTCGTTCAGCGCGTCGTTTTCCCTCCCGATGACCACGCGCCCCTCGAGGTCCACAACCGTGACATCGCCCGACTGCCGGCTGGAAATTTTCAATTGCATCTGCGTCTCCGCGGGGAGCGGCGCTTGCCCCATTTGCCAGCGCCGAATCGAATCCAAATTATACGCCCGAACGCCACGCTCGCTCTTCTCCCCGCTTCGCAAAAGCAACCTCACCCGGCGTATAGTTTCAATTGGATGAAATTCCTTCGCCTGCATCCGTGGCGCGTCGCGCCTCGCGAAGCCGTGCAGATTCAATTGCGCCTGCGCAAGCGCCTGGAACTTGCCGACCGCCTGCCGCGCATTCGCGTCGTCGCTGGCGCCGATCTGGCCTTCGATCTCGCTCACAATCGCGCCATCGCCGGCGTGGTGCTTTACCGTTTTCCTCAGATGCAGGAAATCGAGCGCGCCTGGGTCACTGCGCCGCTTACGTTTCCCTACGTTCCCGGCTTGCTGAGCTTCCGCGAAATCCCCGCGCTGCTG
Encoded here:
- a CDS encoding STAS domain-containing protein; the protein is MQLKISSRQSGDVTVVDLEGRVVIGRENDALNEQLEKMARGGGKKLLVNLAKVTQLDSSGICTLVRGLTTAKNSEGVFKIVHAGGKVQEVLEVMHLTRAIPTFDDEAKAVASFSTTADSAPG